The segment TCAGTGATTCGGGTTATTGTTCACGTCGACAAGCAGATCGTTATATTGCGGAAGGGGTAGTTGCCATTGATGGAGTTACGGCTATTGTTGGCCAACAAGTACTGCCAGGGCAACGTGTAACCGTTGAAGGCAATCACGTGACCATCGATGACGAGAAAGTTTATATCGCCTTAAATAAACCACGTGGTATTACATGTACAACGGATGGTGCCATTGAGGGCAATATTTCAGATTTTATGAACTACCCAAAGATGATCTTCCCAATAGGACGGTTGGATAAAGATTCCAGTGGCTTAATTCTACTTACCAATGATGGTGATATTGTTAATAAAATATTACGTGAAGAATACGGTCATGATAAAGAATATATCGTATCGGTGAATAAGATGATTGATGAAGACTTTATTACCCAAATGTCCAAAGGGGTCGAGATCTATAACCAACAAACCCATCGTATGCAAGTGACCAATCCATCCGATGTGGAGCAAGTTGCACCGAAAACCTTTCGAATTATTTTAAATCAAGGTTTAAACCGACAAATTCGCCGGATGACAAAGGCATTGGGATTTAAAGTCACAACGTTAAACCGGGTTCGAATTATGAATATTAAACTGGGTGATTTAAAGGTAGGAGAATGGAGTTATCTAAGCGTCCAAGAACTTGAAGAAATGAACCGACGTATCCAAAGCCGCTAAGCGGCTTTTTTAATGCGCTATAATCAGAGATTATTACGCAATAGGTTTTAGTTATAAGTATTGCTTATGACTGAATGGCCAAAACGGTCAAATTTTGTGATACAAGTTATTAATTTCACAAATACAAAAGAAATAAATCACTTTTAAATCGAAAAAAGTGATATAAGGGCAGATTATGGCTAAAGTCGTAAAAACTCGTGAGTTAATTAGTTGTAATGTCAACAATACGTGATACGATTTATGAGCAAGGCAACGATTAGCCTTAAACATTTGATGATTATCCATGCGGTGATGCGCAAAAGATACGGGGATCTGATAATCCTATAAATGTAAGGTGTCGTTTGCTTATTTGTCATTCATAGGAGGAGAACATGAAGAAGACAGAAAATATTATTGGATTTGTATTGCTTATCGAAGTATTCATCCTTGGAAAGAATTTTTTAGCGTCTGATATGCATTTATTCAGACTTGTAATGGGGATTGCATTAGGATATACATTAACACGTGCTGCAACAGGGTTTGCAGGAAGTGTGAACCGTGCTGCAAATACAGGTTCCACAAAATTAATGAAAACCTTAATGTTTATGTTCTTTATTACAACAGCATTATCCGCATCATTTATGATTTTCCAAGATCCATCACAAATGGATTTATGGGTTAATCCAATTAATGGTGGGTTACTTGTTGGGGGTGTGCTTTTCGGATTTGGGATGGCATTCTCATCCTGCTGTGCATCAGGTGTTTTAACGGATTTAATTACAAGTTTACCACGTGCTTTAATTACACTCGTATTCTTTAGCTTTGGGGTCTTTATTGGATTCCCTCTTCAAAAACAAGGTTGGGTTGCGACATCATGGTTTGTATCTGAAGTTGGATCACAAACAGCAGGTGGTGTCTTCTTACCAGACCTCTTTAAATGGGATGGTCTTGGTGGATGCCTTGGCGCATTAATCTTAACAGCACTGCTTTGTGGTCTTGTGGTTGTGCTTGCGAACAAATACGAAGCAAAACGTAAAAAAGAGGGTACATACACAGGTCACTTTGTGGAAAAAGGCCAAGATAGTATGGAATCATTTGAAGTTGAAAAAGATTATGCTTTCCCAACAGAAAGTACTTATGAACGTCTTTTTGTAAAGACATGGACTTTAAAACAAGGTGCAGTGATCATCGCGATCCTCTTTACATTATTAATGGGTGTTACTAAAGCAGGTTGGGGTGCATCAACACCTTACGGTTTCTGGTTTGGTAAATTCTTAACACTCTTTGGTGTATCCGCAGAATCCCTGGGATCATTTACACAAATGGATCCAGCTGTATTCTCAAAACCATTCTTAGCAAACCCTGTAACAGTTCAAAACATGGGTATCCTTGTTGGAACTGCAGTATACTTACTGACAGCAGGTAAATTTAAAAATACATTTATGTCAGAGCTACACATTACCGTTAAAGATGGACTGCTTTATGCAATGGGTGGTATCACAATGGGTGTTGGAACACGTCTTGCGAACGGATGTAATGTTGGTGCTTTATATACACCGATTGCGAACTTCTCGTTATCCGGTTGGGTATTCCTTGTTGTGATGGTAATCGGTGGTTACTTGGGAAACAAACTCGCAAAACCATTTACAAAAATAAAGTCTTAAAACGATAACTTAGATTAGAAAAGAAAGAGGATTCTACCATGAGTAAAAGAATATTAATTGTTGGAGGGGTAGCTGGAGGTGCTTCAGTTGCAGCTCGTGTTCGTCGTCAAGATGAACATGCGGAAGTCATTATGTTTGAACGCGGACCGAATGTGTCCTTCTCAAACTGTGCTTTACCATATCACCTAAGCGGCATTGTTGCTTCAAGTGATGACTTAGTCTTAATGACCCCTGAACAATTTAAAAAACAATATAACATCATTGCACGCACAAGCACTGAAGTTCTAAAAATTAATCGTGACGCGAAAACCGTTACGGTTAAAAACTTTGAAACTGGTGAAGAAATGGATGAAGCGTATGACAAGCTTGTCCTATCACCAGGAGCAAGTGCAATCTTACCACGCAGTATCGAAGGCATTGACGGTGATAATGTCTTTACCGTACGTAATGTTGTCGATATTAAAAAATTAAACGGACATATCGTCACCAACAACATTGAAAACATTACCGTTGTTGGTGGGGGATTTATCGGTGTGGCAGTTGCGGAAAACTTGCGTCATGCAGGCAAAAACGTAACACTTGTGGAAGCTATTGATCAAATCATGAGTCCATTCGATTATGATATGGCACAAGTACTACATAAAGAAATGATGGATCACGGCATCAACCTAATCCTTGGTGATGGCGTTAAAAAGATTACAGAAACAAGTGTGGAACTGGGTTCAGGAACCATCTTAGAATCCGGCGCAGTTGTCATGGCAATCGGTGTTGCACCTGAAACAAGTCTTGCGAAAGCCGCAGATCTTGAAATCGGTGTTACTGGTGGAATTAAGGTAGATCACAATTATCTTACAAACGATAAAAATATTTACGCAGTGGGTGATGCGATTGAAGTCTTCCACCAAATTACACATAAACCAACACGTCTTGCACTTGCAGGTCCTGCTCAACGTCAAGCACGTGCAGCTGCAGATCACATGTATGGAATTCCTCATAACAATAAAGGTGTTGTCGGATCATCATGTGTACAAGTATTTGATTTGAACGCTGCATCAACTGGTCTTAATGAAAAAATGGCAAAGGCTAACGGTTTCGACTATGACTTTGTTTACATTATCCCGGGTGATAAAGTAGGGTTAATGCCCGATGCAAATCCAATGCACTTTAAACTTTTATTTGAATACCCAACAGGTAAATTACTGGGTGCACAAGCAATCGGTAAGGGAAATGTTGATAAACGTATTGATGTCATTGCGACAATGATTCAAATGGGTGGAACGCTTGAAGATCTTAAAGAAGTTGAATTATGCTATGCACCACCATTTGGTACAGCCAAAGATGTTGTGAATCATGCAGCGCTTGTTGGTTTAAACCTTCTTTACGGTCGTTTCAACCAAGTTCCTGTAACGCAAGTTCGCGAATTGGTAGAATCCAATGCATGTATTATTGATGTGCGTGAAGAACATGAATATGCTTTAAGTCACCTTATCAATGCAATCAATATTCCATTAAGCCAAATTCGTGATCGCTTGGATGAAATTCCTACGGATAAGCCTGTATATTTACACTGTCGTTCAAGCCAACGTTCATATAATGCTGTAATGGCACTTCAAAACCTTGGATTTGATAATGTAATTAATATTTCTGGATCATATCTTGGAATCTGTGTTTATGAATACTTTAACGATCAAGTCACAGGCCGTGATAAAATCGTTACAGAATACAACTTTAACTAAGGAAACAGTATGCGCAAAAGACTCAGTAAATTGGATATCTTGGCGCTTGCATTAGGTTCAATTATCGGTTGGGGATCGTTTACGCTCCCGGGGACCAAGTTCTTGCCCGAAAGCGGTGTAATAAACACTGCGATCGGGCTTATTCTTGGTGGCATCGCAATTATCTTTATTGTTCAAGGCTATCATGTCATGATGTCTTCCCATAATGAAGATGGTGGTGAGTTCTCATATACATACAATAATTTAGGAAAAAAGCACGGTTTCATTGTAGGCTGGTTCTTAATTCTTTGTTATATCAGTATGGTGCCTCTGAATGCGACAGCATTTGTGCTTGTCGTGAAAAAACTTTTTGGATCAATTGTAACGTTTGGATACCTCTATGATATCGGAGGAACCTCTGTATATCTCTCAGAAATACTAATCGCAAGCTTTATCATTATTATCTTTGCGAAAATAAACATCCAAGGACTTAAGATGAGTTCGAAAGTTCAAAATGTGATGATTTTACTTACAGTCGCAAATATTATGGTAATTTTCACCATGATGCTAGCCACTCAAGGAACTTCCGTTCTAAAAGAAAACTATATTACACCCTATACCTTTGATCTTGCTCAAATTGCGAAAGTTTTTGCGATTGCACCGTTTCTCTTTGTAGGGTTTGATGTCATACCACAGGGTTCAACAGATTTAGACTTTAGTCCTTCAAAAGCCGTTCGGGTTACCATGCTCGCTGTGTTTGCAGGTGTTGTATTCTATAATCTCAATAACATCACGACAGCCTTGGGCTTTGCGCCACAAGCAGGTTTGCTTGAGGAGTGGGCATTAGGGTCAGCGGTTTTAAGTCGCTTGGGATTTGCGGCGTTTATCTTGCTGCTGATTTCACTTGCAGGTGCGGTATCGGGTGGTATTAATGGCTTTATGCTTGGGGGAAGCAAACTTATTGGAGCATTAGCTCAATATAAGCTCATTCCTGAAAAGTATAGCTATGAAAACCAAAATGGGATGTACACGAAAGCAATTCGATTTATTACGATCGTGAGTCTTGTTGCTCCATGGTTTGGACGTGAGATGATTATCTATATAGTAGATATGTCATCGCTTCTAGCGGCCATCGTTTATTTCTATGTGTGTATGATTAGCTATCGAAAATCGTCGGGGCGTTTAAGTGCTGCTGGTGCTTTAGTAAGTCTTGTGTTTGTGGGACTTCTCGTCATACCGGGATCACCTGGACAACTCCAGTTGCCCTCATTTATCTTTATGATTATTTGGTCGGCACTTGGTGTTTTCTATTATTTTAAATATCAATAATCTTTTTGGTTAAAGCACTGTCGCTTTACCCTTTTTTTATGAAACACCTTCGATGATGTTTAATTGTGTGACACAACATTTTCGTTATGTTTCAACGCTGAAAAGGGTATAATAGAAAAGAAAAGAGGAATCCCATGAAACGAAATGCAGCTTATTTAACCATCGCAATTCTTATCTCAAAAATATTAGGTCTTGTAAGAGGCCTTGTTTTATCATATTTTTACGGAACATCCATGGTATCGGATGTTTACTTTACTTCATGGAGTATTCCTAATGTTATCTTTGGTTTTGTAGCAATCGGATTGGTAAGTACGTTTATTCCGGTTTATATTCGAGCATCAGAAGAGCACGGTGAAGGCATTGCCGATCGATACATGAGTGATGCCCTCAATCTGATTGCGCTTTTAGCTTTGGTACTTGTATTACTGGGGCTTGTCTTTACCCAAGAACTTGTACTCGTATTCGCACATGGGTATACAGGAGCCAAACTGGCACTTGCGGTTCGCTTTACTAAAGTGACATTGTTATCCATCTTTTTTATTGGGGCACGGTCGATTTATGAGAGCTATCATGAGATTCATAATCGCTTTCTTATTGCGCCAATCGGAAGTTTTATGATGAATATTGTCGTGATTCTATCCATTTTTATGAGCGTGAAAACGGATATCATGGTCTTACCCATTGGGATTTTTGTGGCGAGTGTCATTCAATATCTATTTGCCTTCCTAACATCAAAAGGTAAAGGCTTTAAACGTCGTTTAACCTTTGATGTTCGCAATCCTTATGTGAAGATGATGACGGTGATGGCGATTCCAATTATTCTTGGGGCTTCAATTGATCAAATAAATCTCGTCATTGACCGCACCATTGCCTCTACATTTGCGGATGGATCGATTTCCGCCATCAGTTATGCATCGCAAATCAATGACGCAGTCTTAGGTGTATTCGTCTCCACAATGGCAACAGTACTCTATCCAACCCTAGTGGGGAATGCAGTTCGAAATGAAACCGAACAACTTAAAGAAACCGTTACGAAAATATTAAATGTTGTGAATTTATTAATGATTCCTGCGTCAATTGGGATTATGGTGCTTTCAAAACCGATTGTTATGATGCTTCTAGGTCATGGTAAGTTTGATGATCAAGCGATTGTGGTTACGGGTACAATTTTATTTTTCTATTCCTTGGGTCTTGTGGCATTTGGAATGCGACAGGTTCTAACGAAAACCTTTTATGCACTGGAAGATACAAAGACACCCGTACGTATTGGGGTTATTTCTGTAGTCGCCAATATTGTTTTAAATCTTCTGCTTTCAAAGACAATGGGGGTAACCGGTCTTGCACTTGCAACCACATTGGCTGCATTTATCGGATCACTGTTACTCTATAATGCTCTGCGTATCCGTTTAAATGGATTGAGAACGGGTCAATTTATGCGTTCGTTCTCAAAAACGATGATCGCTTCACTTATTATGGGATTTGCGGTTTATGCCATCTATTACCCAACGGTGCTTGCTGATATGGGTAAAAAAGGTGTTGTGATTGTGATTGCCTTTGGTATTGCGGTCTATATGCTCGTCATGCATTTTATGGGTGTACCGGAATATGATGAAATTATTAAAAAAAGAATCAAGGTTTAATCATAAAAAAAACTTCTTGAGAAGAACTTGTTTTGTTCTTTTAAGAAGTTTTTTTATCGAGATAATTGGTCAACGTATCAAGTTGCCATTTTCGCTCAAGGGAACGTTTACTGCGTTTTCCAACTTGAACTGCTTTTAAGGCATAGTCTGCACATTGAATGCCGTGTGCTTTAACCTGTGTCGTTCCTGCCGCATGACCGCTCGCTCTAAGTAAATAGATGTGTTCTGTTTTTGTAAGCTCACGTGCACGTTCATGGGCTTTTAAGGCACGTTTTCGTGCTTCATCAGTCGTCATAGTGCCTTGAACCCAATCTCGTGTTGCTTTAAGGGACGCGGTGGCGTGCACATCACGATATCGACAAAGAGTTAAGGCATGTTCCAAGCAATCACCAGCCCACATGACAACAATGGGTTTGGGTGTGTCTTTTAAAAGTGTTTCCAGTAATTCAGTATCAGTCATGTTTGATGTGTTGGATATAGTGTCCATAGCCTTCCTCTTCCATTTGATCAAGTGGTATAAAGCGAAGCGCTGCGGAATTAATGCAGTAACGAAGTCCACCAAGTTCTTTCGGTCCATCGTTAAAGACATGGCCTAAATGCGAATCTGCATTTAAGGAACGGACTTCGATACGTCGTGTTTCATCTTCAACCTCAAGCAATGCATCAATTGGTTTTGAGAAAGCTGGCCATCCACAACCTGCATTAAACTTATCATTTGATAAGAAAAGGGGTTCGCCACTTACGATATCGACATAAATTCCCGGCTCATAAAAATCATCATATTCGCCCGTAAACGGTGCTTCAGTGGCACTGTTTTGGGTGACTTCATATTGAATGGGTGTGAGTTTATTTTTTAGATTCATCTTTATGTCCTCCTGAATTTATTATAGAACAATGTTGTATCTTAAACAATTCTTAAACATTTGACCCGTTGGGTTTTAAACAGTTAGTCCCTATAATAGAACTATGAGGTGACGAGATGGCTAAAATTTTGATTTGTGATGATGAAAGAGATATTGTGAACGCATTAAAAATTTATTTATCACAAGAAGATTATATGATTTATGAAGCATTTAATGGTGTCGAAGCATTGGATGTGCTTAAGAAGGAGCGGATTGATCCGGTGTTACTGGATATTATGATGCCTGAAATGGATGGGTTGGAGGCGATAATGCATATTCGTCAAACAACAACAATCCCAATTATATTCTTGACGGCTAAGGGAGAAGATACGGATAAGATTTTAGGATTAAATGTTGGGGCGGATGACTACATAACGAAACCGTTTAATCCAATGGAAGTGATTGCGCGCGTAAAATCACAACTTCGTCGGTATAGACAATTTAATCAAGGTTATATAGAATCGTCACATATTTTAAAAGTAGGTGGACTGGAATTAAATGATGAAACCAAATCGGTGAGTATGGATGGAAAACACGTCCGTTGTACACCTACCGAGTTTGAAATCTTAAAGTTCTTGATGGCACATCCAAACCGTGTTTTTTCACCCAAGCAGATTTACGAACAGGTATGGCAAGACCATTCCTATGGTGCAGAAGGGACGGTTGCTGTTCATATTCGCCACTTAAGAGAAAAACTCGAAATCAATCCATCCGAACCACGTTATTTTAAAGTAGTGTGGGGTCAAGGATATAAAATAGAAGGAGATATAAACCATGAATCGAAATAAACGCAAACATTTTATGATTCGTTTCGTCTCAGCGGCCGTATTTATCGTATCCCTTTGGGGATTTGTAGGGAGTGTGTATGGTCTGGTGAAGATGCAAGATCTTCATGTGAACAGCATGACGCCTGAAGCATTACGGGAGCATGTTTTCAAAGAAACAGCCCAAGAACAAATTAAGGCTTTGATTCGAACGTCATCGATTGATAATGCGTCTGAAAAACGTTTTTCCGCAGGACTTATAGACATGGAACAATCTGTCGTGTCTCCAAATCATTTTTTTAAAATCTATAATTCGGAGAATGCACTTCTATACAGCAAGGAATCCCCTTCTAAATCTGGATTTATCACAGTCTATACTCTTTCGGATTATCAAAGCGTGGATGAACGTGATTCGAATGGTAATTATATAAAATCACAAATGATTCAAAAAGATTACCGGGTTGAAAGCCAAATCGTTGAGGGAGCACCCGATGTGTTTTGGTACCTGGATCTTTTGATCACGACGCTTTTAGAGATTGGTTACCGATTATATGGCATTCTCATTGTTTCTGCATTCTTAATGCTTGCATCGATGATTACATATACAAAACATGCAGGGATTCGACAAGAAGATGGTAACATCGAACAGAATACCTTCGATCGCTCACCTTTAGAACCTTTTGTGTTATTATATTTGCTGGTTTTTGGCTTTTCAATGAGTCTTCTTGGCGAGAGTATTAATGTATTCTATCGCGATGTTCCCAATGCCTTTTTGATGGGTACGAGCATTTCGCTCATCGGACTGGGATTATCCTTTGTCTTTTATCATTCTTTAATTAAACGCATTAAAGCAAAACAGCTCTTTGTGAATTCATGGGTCTATCGATGGGGGGACCTCCCGATAAAATGTTTGTATCAAGCGTCATTTTCCAATCGTGACTTGCTTCTAAAAGTTTCCATGATTGTGGGAGCATCGTTACTGTTTGATTTTATAACGATGATATCAATTTCCAATCATAATAGTGGAACCATGTTGTTTTTCTGGTTGATTAAAACAGGGGTGGTTGTCTATTTTATCTTGAAATTTGCAGTTGATGGTAAAGCAATCCGTGAAGCGACACAAGCAATGGTTTCAGGAAATTTCGATAAGTCCCTTGATACTTCAAAACTTAATGGCGTCTTAAA is part of the Erysipelothrix piscisicarius genome and harbors:
- a CDS encoding pseudouridine synthase is translated as MKQARQQASNANENINPIQHEARESLRLNKYISDSGYCSRRQADRYIAEGVVAIDGVTAIVGQQVLPGQRVTVEGNHVTIDDEKVYIALNKPRGITCTTDGAIEGNISDFMNYPKMIFPIGRLDKDSSGLILLTNDGDIVNKILREEYGHDKEYIVSVNKMIDEDFITQMSKGVEIYNQQTHRMQVTNPSDVEQVAPKTFRIILNQGLNRQIRRMTKALGFKVTTLNRVRIMNIKLGDLKVGEWSYLSVQELEEMNRRIQSR
- a CDS encoding YeeE/YedE family protein; this encodes MKKTENIIGFVLLIEVFILGKNFLASDMHLFRLVMGIALGYTLTRAATGFAGSVNRAANTGSTKLMKTLMFMFFITTALSASFMIFQDPSQMDLWVNPINGGLLVGGVLFGFGMAFSSCCASGVLTDLITSLPRALITLVFFSFGVFIGFPLQKQGWVATSWFVSEVGSQTAGGVFLPDLFKWDGLGGCLGALILTALLCGLVVVLANKYEAKRKKEGTYTGHFVEKGQDSMESFEVEKDYAFPTESTYERLFVKTWTLKQGAVIIAILFTLLMGVTKAGWGASTPYGFWFGKFLTLFGVSAESLGSFTQMDPAVFSKPFLANPVTVQNMGILVGTAVYLLTAGKFKNTFMSELHITVKDGLLYAMGGITMGVGTRLANGCNVGALYTPIANFSLSGWVFLVVMVIGGYLGNKLAKPFTKIKS
- a CDS encoding FAD-dependent oxidoreductase, with amino-acid sequence MSKRILIVGGVAGGASVAARVRRQDEHAEVIMFERGPNVSFSNCALPYHLSGIVASSDDLVLMTPEQFKKQYNIIARTSTEVLKINRDAKTVTVKNFETGEEMDEAYDKLVLSPGASAILPRSIEGIDGDNVFTVRNVVDIKKLNGHIVTNNIENITVVGGGFIGVAVAENLRHAGKNVTLVEAIDQIMSPFDYDMAQVLHKEMMDHGINLILGDGVKKITETSVELGSGTILESGAVVMAIGVAPETSLAKAADLEIGVTGGIKVDHNYLTNDKNIYAVGDAIEVFHQITHKPTRLALAGPAQRQARAAADHMYGIPHNNKGVVGSSCVQVFDLNAASTGLNEKMAKANGFDYDFVYIIPGDKVGLMPDANPMHFKLLFEYPTGKLLGAQAIGKGNVDKRIDVIATMIQMGGTLEDLKEVELCYAPPFGTAKDVVNHAALVGLNLLYGRFNQVPVTQVRELVESNACIIDVREEHEYALSHLINAINIPLSQIRDRLDEIPTDKPVYLHCRSSQRSYNAVMALQNLGFDNVINISGSYLGICVYEYFNDQVTGRDKIVTEYNFN
- a CDS encoding APC family permease, whose protein sequence is MRKRLSKLDILALALGSIIGWGSFTLPGTKFLPESGVINTAIGLILGGIAIIFIVQGYHVMMSSHNEDGGEFSYTYNNLGKKHGFIVGWFLILCYISMVPLNATAFVLVVKKLFGSIVTFGYLYDIGGTSVYLSEILIASFIIIIFAKINIQGLKMSSKVQNVMILLTVANIMVIFTMMLATQGTSVLKENYITPYTFDLAQIAKVFAIAPFLFVGFDVIPQGSTDLDFSPSKAVRVTMLAVFAGVVFYNLNNITTALGFAPQAGLLEEWALGSAVLSRLGFAAFILLLISLAGAVSGGINGFMLGGSKLIGALAQYKLIPEKYSYENQNGMYTKAIRFITIVSLVAPWFGREMIIYIVDMSSLLAAIVYFYVCMISYRKSSGRLSAAGALVSLVFVGLLVIPGSPGQLQLPSFIFMIIWSALGVFYYFKYQ
- the murJ gene encoding murein biosynthesis integral membrane protein MurJ, whose amino-acid sequence is MKRNAAYLTIAILISKILGLVRGLVLSYFYGTSMVSDVYFTSWSIPNVIFGFVAIGLVSTFIPVYIRASEEHGEGIADRYMSDALNLIALLALVLVLLGLVFTQELVLVFAHGYTGAKLALAVRFTKVTLLSIFFIGARSIYESYHEIHNRFLIAPIGSFMMNIVVILSIFMSVKTDIMVLPIGIFVASVIQYLFAFLTSKGKGFKRRLTFDVRNPYVKMMTVMAIPIILGASIDQINLVIDRTIASTFADGSISAISYASQINDAVLGVFVSTMATVLYPTLVGNAVRNETEQLKETVTKILNVVNLLMIPASIGIMVLSKPIVMMLLGHGKFDDQAIVVTGTILFFYSLGLVAFGMRQVLTKTFYALEDTKTPVRIGVISVVANIVLNLLLSKTMGVTGLALATTLAAFIGSLLLYNALRIRLNGLRTGQFMRSFSKTMIASLIMGFAVYAIYYPTVLADMGKKGVVIVIAFGIAVYMLVMHFMGVPEYDEIIKKRIKV
- a CDS encoding putative immunity protein is translated as MDTISNTSNMTDTELLETLLKDTPKPIVVMWAGDCLEHALTLCRYRDVHATASLKATRDWVQGTMTTDEARKRALKAHERARELTKTEHIYLLRASGHAAGTTQVKAHGIQCADYALKAVQVGKRSKRSLERKWQLDTLTNYLDKKTS
- the msrB gene encoding peptide-methionine (R)-S-oxide reductase MsrB, with protein sequence MNLKNKLTPIQYEVTQNSATEAPFTGEYDDFYEPGIYVDIVSGEPLFLSNDKFNAGCGWPAFSKPIDALLEVEDETRRIEVRSLNADSHLGHVFNDGPKELGGLRYCINSAALRFIPLDQMEEEGYGHYIQHIKHD
- a CDS encoding response regulator transcription factor → MAKILICDDERDIVNALKIYLSQEDYMIYEAFNGVEALDVLKKERIDPVLLDIMMPEMDGLEAIMHIRQTTTIPIIFLTAKGEDTDKILGLNVGADDYITKPFNPMEVIARVKSQLRRYRQFNQGYIESSHILKVGGLELNDETKSVSMDGKHVRCTPTEFEILKFLMAHPNRVFSPKQIYEQVWQDHSYGAEGTVAVHIRHLREKLEINPSEPRYFKVVWGQGYKIEGDINHESK
- a CDS encoding sensor histidine kinase, translated to MNRNKRKHFMIRFVSAAVFIVSLWGFVGSVYGLVKMQDLHVNSMTPEALREHVFKETAQEQIKALIRTSSIDNASEKRFSAGLIDMEQSVVSPNHFFKIYNSENALLYSKESPSKSGFITVYTLSDYQSVDERDSNGNYIKSQMIQKDYRVESQIVEGAPDVFWYLDLLITTLLEIGYRLYGILIVSAFLMLASMITYTKHAGIRQEDGNIEQNTFDRSPLEPFVLLYLLVFGFSMSLLGESINVFYRDVPNAFLMGTSISLIGLGLSFVFYHSLIKRIKAKQLFVNSWVYRWGDLPIKCLYQASFSNRDLLLKVSMIVGASLLFDFITMISISNHNSGTMLFFWLIKTGVVVYFILKFAVDGKAIREATQAMVSGNFDKSLDTSKLNGVLKDHAQDLNQLSDGMHRAVERQMKSERMKTDLITNVSHDIKTPLTSIINYIGLLEQKSFDDLEVQEYLNVLSRQSLRLKKLIEDLVEASKASSGTIPLNQEDTDLNVLLDQVIGEYRDRLNQNELELIVIQDEVHAHLDGNVLFRILDNLFGNICKYSLTKSRVYVTLNQIDHNAVIEIKNISDVSLNISSDELMERFVRGDASRNTEGSGLGLSIAKALTEVMGARLSWKLTAIYLKLN